The proteins below come from a single Jaculus jaculus isolate mJacJac1 chromosome 12, mJacJac1.mat.Y.cur, whole genome shotgun sequence genomic window:
- the LOC123453686 gene encoding tripartite motif-containing protein 60-like, with product MEFETALESLQEECGCPLCLNYLKDPVTISCGHNFCYACLSRSWKGLKGAFPCPVCQVCFSQRKFRRNRQLRNLAEIARSLKIRGSKRKSPKVCEKHQQILTHFCMKDQQVLCSQCSVSVKHQRHHICRIKKVAPYHRKILESSIEPLKNNVERVERIIVLQSSKLLELGRMAEQRKEAIYSEFEQVRQFLQDEWEARLREMEVEGLGILSKLSESFASLSDHASTLKHLLGELRDKGLRSNAVLLTRARSIYHRHRNLRRPEVFSFRLKEYGFSLPPLYSGLDRVIERFQTDVHFDFDTAHVQLVVSKDRKIVHFTTDKQHTSDSPQRFTFCPSILGFEKFVSGRHYWEVEVGSKHEWTVGVCEDSFPRTWQNHPSPVEGLWAIGLYSRTEHVAFGPMRMQGMPAAWPSKIGIFLDYELGEVSFYDRNNNSLIYRFNDGFSNAICPYFDTGLNSVPLKILPIPDHEGI from the coding sequence ATGGAGTTCGAGACAGCCCTGGAGAGCCTCCAAGAGGAGTGCGGCTGTCCCTTGTGCCTGAATTACCTCAAAGACCCAGTTACTATTAGCTGTGGACACAACTTCTGCTATGCCTGCCTCAGCAGGTCCTGGAAAGGTCTAAAGGGTGCTTTTCCATGCCCTGTCTGCCAAGTTTGCTTTTCGCAGAGGAAGTTCAGGAGGAACCGCCAGCTCCGTAACCTGGCTGAAATAGCCAGGAGTCTGAAGATCCGAGGAAGCAAGAGGAAGAGTCCGAAGGTCTGCGAGAAGCACCAGCAGATTCTCACCCATTTCTGTATGAAGGACCAGCAGGTCTTATGCAGCCAGTGCTCCGTCTCCGTCAAACACCAGAGGCATCACATTTGCCGCATTAAGAAAGTGGCCCCTTACCACAGGAAAATTTTAGAAAGCAGCATCGAGCCCCTGAAAAATAACGTGGAACGGGTTGAACGAATAATAGTCCTGCAAAGCAGCAAGTTGCTGGAGCTGGggaggatggcagagcagaggaagGAAGCAATATACTCTGAATTCGAGCAGGTTAGACAGTTTTTACAGGATGAGTGGGAGGCTAGGCTGAGGGAAATGGAAGTTGAAGGGTTGGGCATTTTATCAAAGCTTAGTGAGAGCTTTGCCAGTCTTTCAGACCATGCTTCCACATTAAAGCACCTCCTGGGGGAATTGCGGGACAAGGGCCTGCGTTCCAACGCGGTGCTCTTGACCCGCGCTCGGAGCATCTATCACCGGCATCGAAACCTGAGGCGTCCCGAAGTCTTCTCGTTCCGCTTAAAGGAATACGGATTCAGTCTCCCTCCACTGTATTCTGGCCTGGACAGAGTTATCGAGCGATTTCAAACAGATGTGCATTTTGATTTCGACACAGCCCATGTTCAGCTTGTAGTTTCTAAGGACAGAAAAATCGTGCACTTTACTACAGACAAACAACATACCTCTGATAGCCCTCAGAGGTTTACTTTCTGCCCTTCTATCCTGGGCTTTGAGAAGTTCGTTTCTGGCCGTCATTACTGGGAGGTGGAAGTGGGGAGCAAACATGAGTGGACTGTGGGTGTGTGTGAAGACTCTTTTCCCAGGACCTGGCAGAATCACCCCTCGCCTGTTGAAGGCCTTTGGGCCATTGGACTGTACTCCAGGACTGAGCATGTCGCATTTGGCCCCATGAGAATGCAGGGAATGCCTGCAGCGTGGCCcagtaagattggcatttttttGGACTATGAATTAGGTGAAGTCTCCTTTTACGATAGGAATAATAATTCTCTCATCTACAGGTTTAATGATGGTTTCAGCAATGCCATTTGTCCCTATTTTGATACTGGATTAAATTCTGTACCTCTTAAAATCTTACCCATACCAGATCATGAAGGAATATAA